The genomic segment TGGGATGCCCGGCCACCCGCGGGTCGCGCACGCTGTTCTCGGTGGTGAAACGCTCGGCCGTCTGGCGCACGAACATGCAGTACGAGTCCAGCACGGGCTGGTCTGCAGACCGCTCCACCGCCGGATCGTCGCGGTCGATGAGGTGCAGGTTGCGCAGCGTGCCGCCCTCGAAGCGAAACACGGCCGTGAACCGGTGCAGGCTCTGCGCGTTCAGGTAGCAGAGCGCCGCACGGACGCCCTCACCGCCCCCCAGGA from the Longimicrobiaceae bacterium genome contains:
- a CDS encoding GAF domain-containing protein, with amino-acid sequence MAEQREAVSNFRRILGGGEGVRAALCYLNAQSLHRFTAVFRFEGGTLRNLHLIDRDDPAVERSADQPVLDSYCMFVRQTAERFTTENSVRDPRVAGHPKQNVVRSYCGVPLMEEDATLFGTICHFDYEPIPFGEDEVYLLETIAPLLIRAVHATEWSPAQEPAA